Proteins from a genomic interval of Amblyraja radiata isolate CabotCenter1 unplaced genomic scaffold, sAmbRad1.1.pri scaffold_391_ctg1, whole genome shotgun sequence:
- the LOC116969897 gene encoding gamma-aminobutyric acid type B receptor subunit 1-like, protein MITAPVTMIVSSQQDAAFAFASLAVVFSVYITLVVLFVPKMRRLITRGEWQSEQQDTMKTGSSTNNNDEEKSRQLEKENRELEKIIAEKEERISELRQQLYERQQLRSRRRASTAAKDNYTDNHYNSNTGPVSSLYQPNMPLVKALLPTQQPDKMARNNCEGSRVHLLYK, encoded by the exons ATGATCACAGCCCCCGTCACGATGATCGTCAGTAGTCAACAAGATGCTGCCTTCGCCTTCGCCTCCCTCGCTGTCGTCTTCTCCGTCTACATCACCCTGGTGGTCCTCTTCGTCCCCAAG ATGCGCAGGTTGATAACCCGTGGGGAGTGGCAGTCGGAGCAACAGGACACCATGAAGACCGGCTCCTCCACCAACAACAATGATGAAGAGAAGTCACGTCAACTGGAGAAAGAGAACAGGGAGCTGGAGAAGATCATCGCTGAG aaggaggAGAGGATCTCGGAGCTGCGGCAACAACTATACGAGCGGCAGCAGCTGCGGTCTAGACGGCGGGCGTCCACAGCAGCCAAGGACAACTACACGGACAACCACTACAACAGCAACACTGGCCCCGTCTCCTCCCTGTACCAGCCCAACATGCCCCTGGTCAAAGCCCTCCTGCCCACCCAGCAGCCCGACAAGATGGCCCGCAACAACTGTGAGGGCAGCAGAGTCCACCTGCTCTACAAGTGA